The following is a genomic window from Amphiura filiformis chromosome 4, Afil_fr2py, whole genome shotgun sequence.
CATTTTAACATGGAACCatggatggatccaaaaggatacaactcGGTCACATTAGCAATGGACAaagtaaaaacagggaaaatgtgAAACAACATCCAATTGGggtaatacatgtatgtaaaatacaaatggtataaataaagttaaaaacgttttgaaaagaCAAGAGTAATGACCTTTCTTTTTCAAGAGATTAAAAACAGAGCCAGCTCTCAGTATACTTGTAGAGTCCAGCTGTAATTATTAAATGAGAAAATTCATGTGCATGGGGTGAAGCCTTGGGATTTCTTTATAGAACTCATACCATCCCTCTTGTGTGtcaactttatttgtctcaatatttgagtgtaaaCTGCCAAGTCACGATTCCCTCCGACATACCTTTAGCTAAAGCGAAAGGCATACAAATATGATAACCAGATGCTTACTTACCTTGTGAACAAGAAGAGTAGATTTGAAACTGGTTGAAAAGTTGTGAAGATGGTACTAGAAAGTTTAATTTGGTCAGTCGGCAATTTGTAGAGATGTAGTTGATACTGGTCAGATGTAACTGGGTTGGAATGAAGTTGGTACTGCAAGAACATGCAGTGCACCTGCAATGCTGTAGTTCATCTTAATGTATAGTGACATTGAAGATTCAAGATCAATGCTGTGACACTGTATTTTCTTGAGTTTGGACATTTTGACTGCTGATGGTGACGTTGTGTTGTGTGCAACATATTAGTTGAAATTTTGTTTATGAAATActaaatatagaaataggcttggcattctgttcacattctgtcatctgttgacattctgtcatctgttcacattctgctatctgttcacattctgtcatctgtccgttcacattctgtcatctgttcacatcaTCTGTTCACATACTGtcgtctgttcacattctgtcgtctgttcacattctgtcatctgttcacattctgtcatctgttcacattctgccaactgttcacattctgtcatctgttcacattttgTCATGTGTCCGTTCAGATtatgtcatctgttcacattctgtcatctgttcacattctgtcatctgttcacattctgccaactgttcacattctgtcatctgtccgTTCACATtatgtcatctgttcacattctgtcatctgttcacattctgtcatctgttcacattctgtcatctgttcacattctgtcatctgttcacattctgtcatctgttcacattctgtcatctgttcacatactgtcatctgttcacattctgtcatctctgcacattctgtcatctgttcacattctgccatctgttcacattctgtcatctgtccgttcacattctgtcatctgttcacattttgccatctgttcacattctgtcatctgttcacattctgccatctgttcacattctgtcatctgtccgttcacattctgtcatccgTTCACATTCtgccatctgttcacattctgtcatctgttcacattctgtcatctgttcacattctgtcatctgttcacattctgtcatctgttcacattctgtcatctgttcacactctgtcatctgttcacattttgtcatctgttcacattctgtcatctgttcacattctgtcatctgttcacattctgtcttctgttcacattctgtcatctgttcacattctgtcttctgttcacattctgtcttctgttcacattctgtcatctgttcacattctgtcatctgtccgTTCACATTCggtcatctgttcacattttgtcatctgttcacattctgacatctgttcacattctgtggtctgttcacattctgtcatctgttcacattctgtaaaGAAATTAAGTTTGATCTTGTCAACATTCAACATTTTATATGGAGAAATATGCTGAACATTCTGCTATCATTCTGTTGATGTACTGTAAATAAATGAGCTTGACATTCAGTTAAAATTCTATTCACATTGTGTATCAACAGGATTGACATTCTGTAGGTATAAAGGCAATTACAATATGTTAATAGTTTGGATAAAATGTGCTTGCCATTCTGTAATAATCGTCCACATTCTGTACAGATTAGGTTTGACATTATGCACAGTAATAAGAATTGGCATTCGAGATTCTGCATAGAAATATGTTTGACATTCTgttaacattttagaaatatgtttaaCAGTCGGCATAGAAATGGGGTTTACattctataaaacattttacagaaaattagGCTTAACATTCTGCTGACATTCTGAGGACAATAAACATAGAAGTAGGTctgatattttgtcaacattgtgTTCACATTTTGCATAGAAAAAGGCTGACATTCTGTGTACAAAAATTCACTTCATCTTTCTTTATGAAACTGATTGGGCATGTGATTTAGCATGTTACTAACTGTAATTTAGTTCAGTCAGCTTGTAATTTCTGGTCAGAACTGAGGATGACATACAACTCGGAAGACTGTATGTTAGGTATGTTTGCCATAAACACTTGTTTCACTGTTACATTGATTGTGGAAGAGGTTCCTATGATTTCATACAAAGAGCAACTGGTTCATGGTAGCTGAAATGTGATGCTAACACTGATGCATTATATTCTACAGGCATTGGCTTAATGTACACATGATCCAGCAGAGTTCCTTTAGCAGTGGTAGGAGAGGTTATCAATTGGTGATATGTCTGTAATGCATTAATTGGTGGTTTCTTCAGTAGATCATGATTGAAATCGCCCAAAATAACAACATAATCAACATCTAGCATCTCTATCTGGGTGCACAAGTTGTTTAGCACATCAGAAAGAACTGTAATGCTGGTACTGACTGGTTTGTAGACTGTCATGATAACAATAGATGGGTTGGCATTGGTTCTTATAGCAAGAATATCACATTCATCTACTTCAAGTGGTAGTGCAGTAAATGAAacactctcatgaatatacaTTGCAGTACCTCTGCCTTTAGCATGTTCAGGTTGTTTTCTCATGGCAACAAGTTGATATGCAGGTATTTCATAGTTACCCATGTTATGATCAGTACTCAACCATGTTTCTGATAGGGCTATGATATGAGCTTTCCTGATTTCAAAGTCACATTTGATATCATCAATGTGTTTGGGAAGACTTTGTACATTGTGATGAACTATTATAAATTGTTCTCTGTGATTGGTGTGCAGAATCGGGTTAGCAACTGAAAGGTCACATGGTAACATATTTGATAAGTGCTGCTGAAGTGTTTCATTACAGAAAATTCTCTTTGGATCATAGTCTGAGAGATATAGACCAGTGAGGTGTGTGACACGACTAATTGCAACATATGCCATGCATGCTTTTATTCCTTTCAACGAAATAACTGCTTGATCTGTTGACTGTCCTTGTACCTTGTGCATAGTGATTGCCCAGGCTAGTTTCAGTGGATATTGCTTCCGTATTCTAGTTTGATGGCCATATTCATCATGTATTTCAATGCTTTCTTTATGCGGTTTTATGACAACACAGCTAGCATATTCATTTGGTAGAGGGCTTTTTTGTTTTGCATTTGCACCACACTTTGCATTATCAAATTGTACATAGATAGCACTTGGTTGATTGTTTGCATCATCAGGTAGGATCGATTTGACTGTGCCAGTGACTCCATTGCAAAGACCGTCAGGTACATCTAGATTTGTTGTAAGCATTACTCTAGCTTCCACTGCTAAGCATAGTTGAGATTGCAGCACTGTTTTACCAATTTCTTCAGACTTGTATGGTATTTTCCTGGTTTGACTTTGTCCTGCACGTTCTTTGATATCAAGAGCAAGGATGGTGGTTTTTTTTGACTTGGAAGAGATTCTAGCATTGTTTGGTTATGTTTGTCAACATCTTTATTGAATGCATAGATATGAAGTGCTTCCTTTGGTGGAGTCAAATTTGTTTCAGATTCAAGTGTTCGTGACAAAAGCTTCCTATTATCATCTGGATTTATAGCATCACCTTTTTTTCTTGAACGTAAGCGATTAAGTAGTTGTGCAAATTCAAGATCATCTTGTTGACGCATAATTTGTGTGAGTTCACAGACTTGAAATTGTCAGTCCACATGTCATTCAATGGATTATCATCAGGTACACATAATGAAGTGGAATTGATGGGTGGTATTTGATAGAAATCTCCGACAGCTAATACTGAAATATTGCCAAAGAATGCACGATCTGAAGCTCGCTTAATTTGCTGTAGTCTACCGTGAATGTATTGTAACTGCTTTTTGCTAACCATTGAGATCTCATCTATGATCAGTAACTGCAAGTGTTGCAACTTTGTACGCATAGTATTGAGTGACTCTTCTCTAAGTGGTTTGTAATCTTTAgtagcatggatactgatattcaGAGCAGAACAAATTGTTTGTCCTTCAACATTGAAAGCAGCTGTGCCAAGGTGTGCAACAACCAGTACTGTCTTTTCTTGTTGTGTTTCACGTAAGGTGTCAAAGATTTTCTCTGCATGATATCTGATACATCTTGTTACATGAGATTTGCCTGTGCCAGCTCCACCAGTGAGAAATATTCTGAAAGGTTCTGGGTTTTCACcattcatttttttcatacaccaTTGGTGGACATACTTGAAAAGCTGTAACTGTTTATCATTGAGAGCTCTGATCATTGATGCAACTTGGTCATCTGAGGGAACTGATCTTATTGTTTCAACTGGTGATCGATATAGGTTATCATTGCATTTGTTGGATGGATTTGCTTGCAATTCAGGAATTTCAATTTCATTGAAATCATCATCAGATTCATTGTTTAACATGATTTTGTCTTCAAGATCATCAAGACGTTGCTGTTCAGCTTGTGGTGCTAATGCAGCCCATGCATCTTCAAGATTATCATTTGCATTTTGCAATTCATTCCATGCAGTATCTATTTTGTCATTGATAGGTTCATATTTCTTCATGTTGTCTTTGATGACTTGTTTGACAGATTTCACACCTTCAGGTGTTCTAACACAACCAGTGTGATAGTACAATGCAAAGCTTTCAAAATCTTCTGGCTTGAGCTCAATGTTACGATGTGGCAAGTACATGCGTATGATGTTCATATAGTACTTTTCAGGATCTTTTTCAAGCTTTATCTTTGGATAGCGTACAATTGCAGGTTTGCCTACACGTTCTATTGCAATTCCAAGATCTCTGCCTAGATACTCAAGATCATACTTTCTGCTTGTATTTCTTGAACTTTCTTCCTCTTCATCCGATTCATCATTACTAGCTCTGTTTCCAGTTTTTGATGATGCAAAGCGAAACTTGGATGCAAATGTTGCCAAGCACATGTCATTGAAATTGGGCATGTCAGGTCTGCCATAATACTTTTCAAGCAAATTTGTCATCCATACTGGCTCTGTGGGGTCTTTATTTTGCATCAGAGATAGTGGCAGTGATATTCTTTGACCATCTGGATCTGTCTGTACACAAATTACTTCTCATGTACAATCTTTCAAGTGCATGCTACATACTCTGTATATACTTTCCATAACACTTAACTCTCGACTGTGTAGATATACATTTCCAATTTTTCTCAGCTCTGTAATAGCATCACTATTGTCTTGTCTGGCTTCTTTCTGTGCATTTTTCAACAGATCACCTACTTGACGTTCAGATTTGGTTAAATACGACATGATATATTTGATACAACTATAAGCATCAAGTACAAGTTGAATGTCCATATTGCCATTCCAAGCACGTATCAGGTGAGGATTGTAGTTATTGATCAAAACTGCTGCAGGTTTTCTTTTCAGATAGATGGTAGATCGTGATGCGAGTGTTACAAGTGCCATTTCTAGTTCTGCTTGAGAAACATTTGCAGCATCAAAGATTTCAGTAACAGATGTCTTTTCTGTGATTTCTATATCTGGGTCAGTCAGAGTATCATGTATTTTCTGGATCAATTCTTTAGCTTCAATTGTTGCATCTGCCTCTCCTTGAtcatcatgtacatgtaattcATCAGGAGTGTCATCATTactttcatcttcatcatcatcttcatcatcatatgTATCTAGGTTTCTAGCTATGAAAGTTTGTTCTGAAGGTGGTTTTGGAAAGTTGAATCTACATGTTTTGCCTGTTTTGCGACAAGACTTGGTATGATTCTTGCTATGCATTTGGCATGATTTGACAATTTCATGGAGTTCTGGATCATCATCTTCAGATGGTAGTTCACATGATACATATTTGTCAACAAATTCAACAATGTCACAATCTGATACATCATATACATCAGGAGCATCTTCTACCCAAACTAGCATATGAATATGTGGCCAACCTCTCTGCTGGAATTCTGTACGATAAAAATAGTCAACAACTTTGCCAATAGGTTCAGCAGGTGATTTAAGGATATCTTTGATGTACTTTTTTACTCTGTGCTCAAACATTCTAGCAGGGGTTACTGTGTTTGAATAGATGTGTTCACAATGTGTATTCCAATCCATATCTTTGTGCTCTTCTGGTGTAAGAGGTTGTTTGCCTTGCTGTTCAAGAATTGCATTGTCAATTTCAATCCATCTACGGTCAGCAGCACTAAAGGTTAGAAACCATGTGGGAATGCCAATTTGTCGAATCATTGCAAATAAATCTTTGAGAGTTGCATCCCAATAAGATGGTGTTCCTCTTATTTGTCTCAAATATCGAAATGCTGAATCTCTTTCAATCATTTGTTTGACTTGATCTTTGTCTGCAAGCATGTCAGGTGTGATCGCTTTTCCGTCAGGAGTTTTGGTATGGCCTTGTCTCATAGCAATTGAAATCTGAGATGTTATCATGTTCAATTCTGTGGCATATTGAGCAAAGAAAATATACTGTGGATCACTAGCAAAGCGAGTATCTGACGAAAAAAGATGTGCATTGAAATATCTGCTTGGAGAAACCTTTGGATTTCTTTGTTCTTTGTATGTATTCTTGCCATCAGGAAATTGAACTGGGAATGCTTCTGCTTCTACATTGAGAACACTGATAGGTCTGTTGCCTTCTGCAGGTGCAAGACTAAGTATGGAATCATCAAGGTGATCTGCCACATATTGTGTAAAGTCAACTGGCTGCAAACATGATATGAGTGGAACCGATGTGTGAgtgatatcatcatcattgtcacggTCATTCTGATTTGTTTCACTGTTTTCCTCATTGACATTGGCATCATCATTTTCACTGTCATTATGATCTGTTTCACAGTTTTCCTCATTGACATTGTCATAATTGTG
Proteins encoded in this region:
- the LOC140150750 gene encoding uncharacterized protein, which codes for MTECEQMTECEQKTECEQKTECEQMTECEQKTECEQMTECEQMTECEQMTKCEQMTECEQMTECEQMTECEQMTECEQMTECEQMTECEQMAECERMTECERTDDRM